A section of the Candidatus Thermodiscus eudorianus genome encodes:
- a CDS encoding type II toxin-antitoxin system RelE/ParE family toxin, protein MAGSKPKDEFSSFFSVKVKRRAFKALEPLPTDYKLRVLEVLDELSSNPIPYKRYDLKKLKGYKDTFRIRLGDLRIVYTIDWSSKSITVHYIGPRERAYR, encoded by the coding sequence ATGGCCGGTTCCAAGCCTAAGGACGAATTTTCCTCATTTTTCAGTGTAAAGGTGAAACGCCGCGCCTTCAAAGCTCTAGAACCACTCCCCACAGATTACAAGCTTAGAGTACTAGAAGTACTCGATGAACTGTCGAGTAATCCTATCCCATACAAAAGATACGATCTAAAGAAGCTCAAAGGATACAAGGACACCTTTAGGATCCGCCTAGGAGACCTGCGCATCGTCTACACCATAGATTGGAGTTCGAAAAGCATCACAGTACACTACATAGGTCCCCGAGAACGCGCGTATAGATAA
- a CDS encoding cobalamin B12-binding domain-containing protein: MSSPQSTKAKLEALLAPRERPYKVLVAKLGIDGHDRGAKVIARALKDAGFEVVYTGIRQTPRQVAIAAVQEDVDVIGVSILSGAHMHHVEKLMEELEKLGARDIPVVVGGTIPVPDVEPLKRMGVREVFLPGTSLREIIDIVRELAREKRAREKY; encoded by the coding sequence ATGTCGAGCCCCCAATCTACTAAGGCCAAGCTGGAGGCCCTCCTGGCCCCCAGGGAGAGGCCCTACAAGGTGCTAGTGGCGAAGCTGGGCATAGACGGGCACGACAGGGGGGCCAAGGTCATAGCGCGTGCATTGAAGGACGCAGGCTTCGAGGTCGTCTACACGGGGATAAGGCAGACGCCCAGGCAGGTAGCCATAGCGGCCGTGCAGGAGGACGTAGACGTCATCGGGGTGAGCATACTCTCGGGCGCCCACATGCACCACGTAGAGAAGCTGATGGAGGAGCTAGAGAAGCTGGGCGCCCGCGACATACCAGTAGTGGTCGGGGGGACCATCCCGGTCCCCGACGTCGAGCCCCTGAAGAGGATGGGTGTACGGGAGGTCTTCCTACCCGGCACTAGCCTGCGCGAGATAATCGATATCGTGAGGGAGCTGGCTAGGGAGAAGAGGGCCAGGGAAAAGTACTAG
- the pth2 gene encoding peptidyl-tRNA hydrolase Pth2, translated as MVWGSRAVYKQAIVLRRDLDMGRGKAAAQAAHASCEAVFKILDSRNRRWLEWLEAWRREGQKKVVLRVEGLEELLELYERARVDGLPASIVVDAGHTQLPPGTRTAVAIGPAPSALVDRITGSLKLY; from the coding sequence ATGGTATGGGGGTCGCGTGCGGTGTATAAGCAGGCGATAGTCCTGAGGAGGGACCTTGACATGGGTAGGGGGAAGGCCGCCGCCCAGGCAGCCCATGCATCGTGTGAGGCGGTGTTCAAGATACTTGACTCCAGGAATAGGAGGTGGCTTGAGTGGCTTGAGGCCTGGAGGAGGGAGGGGCAGAAGAAGGTCGTGCTGAGGGTCGAGGGCCTGGAGGAGCTCCTAGAGCTTTATGAGAGGGCTAGGGTCGACGGCCTGCCGGCGTCGATAGTGGTGGACGCGGGGCACACACAGCTACCCCCGGGGACCAGGACGGCGGTAGCCATAGGCCCGGCCCCCTCAGCGCTCGTGGACAGGATAACGGGGTCCCTCAAGCTCTACTAG
- a CDS encoding SMC family ATPase, which translates to MTRRYKIKRITLQNITTHENTQLALPGSGSLALVGPNGAGKSSIVEAVYAALTLKTLRGRDYDLVTRGRRSGVIKLLMEADGDLLEAIVRYEVGDRRKSKSVALKRNGRLVASTIQDYTAKMAEILGIKNIRSRDYEDLVKSTTIIPQGGLRSIAEKMSSPGEFKKLIEAAIGLPDYRKALEQLNRMTITYRDPLYTYPVPRISTKDLKRMAQSQRYRGLNRILEELREKMAGERERLEKNRIMAEALEKELATVKNQLDTIQEEIRERERRTVQLEARARELRRKKEELEELRREYRDLAGRLEEAVQARKRLEELKTIIRLQESINRYYRLLAEKARLEARLGEVKAILEDARTVEEALESAREYERLNEKLRELIDKQLELSKRKSSIEERKRQIEDLASRTRALIRQASKKLGVEAPGDIEAGLEAVKKAYEGLESRIEEARKRLEDILREEAIARSKIEEARRALEAVLKATEPRCPVCGRPLNKEHKSKVISELRDRLGKEEARLEELRGLSHRLSIEIERLEGLAGSVERVIRLAEGLARELDAEIHAKLVEELEEINKELAEIHREIEESRRRLKELEEPWRRYHSALERLSKRGVDPSNVKALELEHAELEERLGRTEEELEELKREILAVTGSASMADAKRRVDRAAEEFSRLSSLAGQVEVLREGMERLQGKIRELESEVEGIRELEKELEGIERELEELQRRREELEERRDDVVNEIARANREIEDASREIERLKGEVESWSEVKKRVITAMVAGAILMDVQERLLENARLSIEGSMSEILEKFGLEYHAVDIRDTEKGFEVSALSRRGSQPMPVSALSGGEQSALALAYVMALQRTLALRVGFLVLDEPTSELDMERRETLMELIGRVSSEGVAEQLIVVTHNEDVIDKVDQVCRVSRPRGVSKVDCED; encoded by the coding sequence TTGACGCGTAGGTACAAGATCAAGAGGATCACGCTACAGAACATAACAACCCACGAGAACACCCAGCTAGCCCTGCCAGGCTCCGGCAGCCTAGCGCTTGTAGGCCCCAATGGGGCCGGTAAATCCAGTATAGTAGAGGCCGTGTATGCGGCCCTCACGCTGAAGACTCTCCGGGGCAGGGACTATGACCTCGTAACCAGGGGGCGGCGTAGTGGTGTTATCAAGCTGTTAATGGAGGCCGACGGCGACCTGCTTGAAGCCATTGTAAGGTACGAGGTGGGCGACCGGAGGAAGTCCAAGAGCGTCGCGTTGAAGAGGAACGGCAGGCTAGTGGCCAGCACTATACAAGACTACACTGCTAAGATGGCAGAGATACTGGGGATCAAGAACATACGCTCAAGAGACTACGAGGACCTCGTGAAGTCGACCACGATAATCCCCCAGGGCGGGTTGAGGAGTATAGCCGAGAAGATGTCAAGCCCAGGCGAGTTCAAGAAGCTGATAGAAGCCGCCATCGGCCTCCCCGACTACAGGAAGGCCCTCGAACAGCTGAACCGGATGACCATAACCTACAGGGACCCCCTGTACACCTACCCCGTGCCACGCATATCGACGAAAGACCTCAAGAGAATGGCCCAGAGCCAGAGGTACCGGGGCCTCAACAGGATACTCGAAGAGCTGCGGGAGAAGATGGCCGGCGAGAGGGAGAGGCTTGAGAAGAACAGGATAATGGCGGAGGCGCTCGAAAAGGAGCTGGCCACGGTGAAGAACCAGCTAGACACTATACAAGAGGAGATACGAGAGAGGGAGAGGAGGACTGTACAACTAGAAGCCAGGGCAAGGGAGCTCCGCAGGAAGAAGGAGGAGCTAGAGGAGCTCCGGAGAGAATACCGGGATCTCGCGGGGAGGCTGGAAGAGGCTGTCCAAGCTAGGAAAAGGCTGGAAGAGCTGAAGACGATAATCAGGCTGCAGGAATCCATAAACCGGTACTATAGGCTCCTCGCCGAGAAGGCCAGGCTAGAGGCCAGGCTGGGCGAGGTCAAGGCCATACTAGAGGATGCCAGGACCGTGGAGGAGGCCCTTGAGAGCGCGAGGGAATACGAGCGCCTCAACGAGAAGCTAAGGGAGTTGATCGACAAGCAACTGGAACTCTCCAAGCGGAAATCCTCTATAGAAGAGAGGAAGAGGCAGATAGAGGACCTAGCCAGCAGGACCAGGGCGCTCATCAGGCAAGCCAGCAAGAAACTGGGGGTAGAGGCTCCAGGCGATATAGAGGCTGGCTTGGAGGCGGTGAAAAAGGCGTATGAAGGCCTAGAGTCTAGGATAGAGGAGGCGAGGAAGAGGCTAGAGGACATACTCAGGGAGGAGGCCATAGCCAGGTCCAAGATAGAGGAGGCGAGGAGGGCCCTTGAAGCCGTGCTAAAGGCGACAGAACCCCGATGCCCAGTGTGTGGGAGGCCGCTCAACAAGGAGCATAAGTCCAAGGTGATAAGCGAGCTCAGGGACCGACTCGGCAAGGAAGAGGCCAGGCTAGAGGAGCTACGAGGCCTCTCCCATAGGCTGAGCATTGAGATAGAGAGGCTGGAGGGCCTAGCCGGGAGCGTCGAAAGGGTCATCAGGCTAGCCGAGGGCCTAGCCAGAGAGCTGGATGCCGAGATACATGCAAAGCTCGTAGAGGAGCTAGAGGAGATAAACAAGGAGCTAGCCGAGATACATAGAGAGATAGAGGAGAGTCGGAGGAGGCTGAAAGAGCTGGAGGAACCGTGGAGGCGATACCATAGCGCCCTAGAGAGGCTCTCTAAGAGGGGAGTAGATCCTTCTAACGTTAAGGCCCTGGAGCTAGAGCACGCTGAGCTGGAGGAGCGGCTAGGGCGGACGGAGGAGGAGCTAGAGGAGCTGAAACGGGAGATACTTGCTGTGACGGGCTCGGCTAGCATGGCTGATGCTAAGCGCCGTGTAGACAGGGCTGCGGAGGAGTTCTCAAGGCTCTCGTCTCTGGCGGGCCAGGTTGAAGTGCTGAGAGAGGGAATGGAGAGGCTCCAGGGCAAGATCAGGGAGTTGGAGTCCGAGGTTGAGGGCATTAGGGAGCTGGAGAAGGAGCTGGAGGGTATAGAGAGGGAGCTGGAGGAGTTGCAGAGGAGGAGGGAGGAGTTGGAGGAGAGGAGGGATGATGTCGTGAATGAGATAGCGAGGGCCAATAGGGAGATAGAGGATGCCTCCCGGGAGATAGAGCGTTTGAAGGGCGAGGTCGAGTCGTGGAGCGAGGTGAAGAAGAGGGTTATCACGGCTATGGTGGCTGGGGCCATATTGATGGATGTGCAGGAGAGGCTTCTGGAGAATGCTAGGCTCTCCATAGAGGGGTCTATGAGCGAGATACTTGAGAAGTTCGGGTTAGAGTACCACGCCGTCGACATACGGGATACTGAGAAGGGGTTCGAGGTCTCGGCGCTATCGAGGAGGGGGAGCCAGCCCATGCCCGTATCCGCGCTTAGCGGCGGGGAGCAGAGCGCTCTGGCCCTGGCTTATGTGATGGCGCTGCAGAGGACCCTGGCTTTGAGGGTCGGCTTCCTGGTATTGGACGAGCCGACGAGCGAGCTGGACATGGAGAGGAGGGAGACCTTGATGGAGTTGATCGGCAGGGTGTCCTCTGAGGGCGTCGCCGAGCAGTTGATCGTGGTCACCCACAATGAGGACGTTATAGACAAAGTTGACCAGGTGTGCCGTGTCAGCAGGCCGAGGGGGGTCTCCAAGGTAGACTGCGAGGATTGA
- a CDS encoding molybdenum cofactor biosynthesis protein MoaB codes for MAWFALVVTSDRVYRGEKEDRLTPLAREYLEEMGHLLAYRRVVPNNPFMIRQAVVDAASRADVVLVTGGTGLSKRDVSIDVLEAIADRRVPGFGELHRMRSVESVGLRATLSRASAYMIGGTLVAVSPGSPDAVRVSLEILAEIAGHVRDMARGKSHWDAKACEGHA; via the coding sequence TTGGCGTGGTTCGCCCTCGTAGTGACTAGCGATAGAGTCTACCGGGGGGAGAAGGAGGACAGGCTAACTCCCCTGGCAAGGGAGTACTTGGAGGAGATGGGCCACCTATTAGCGTATAGGAGGGTTGTCCCGAACAACCCCTTCATGATAAGACAGGCAGTTGTCGACGCCGCCAGCAGGGCCGATGTGGTCCTGGTGACGGGAGGAACGGGCCTGTCAAAGCGTGACGTCTCGATAGACGTGTTGGAGGCTATAGCCGACCGCCGGGTGCCGGGCTTCGGGGAGCTGCATAGGATGCGTAGCGTGGAGAGCGTGGGGCTACGAGCCACCCTCTCCAGGGCCTCCGCCTACATGATCGGAGGGACCCTCGTAGCCGTGTCGCCCGGTAGCCCCGACGCCGTTAGAGTGAGCCTAGAGATACTCGCCGAGATTGCCGGTCACGTCAGGGACATGGCCCGCGGCAAGAGCCACTGGGACGCCAAGGCCTGTGAGGGACATGCTTAA
- a CDS encoding methylmalonyl-CoA mutase family protein: MPPLFDKKELERIESEYERWERELVPQWLKKLPERMSEFTTLSGIPVKRLYTPRDLRDFDYFEKLGFPGQYPYTRGIHATMYRARLWTMRMFSGFGGPEETNERLKFLIRHGETGLSLAFDYPTLIGIDPDDPLAEGEVGIVGVSVPSLRDMEIIFDGINMGEVTTNMTINPPAPVLLSFYVATAEKQGVPHERIGGTTQNDPLKEFIAQKSYVFPPEPAVKVAMDLIEWSVKNLPKWNPISISGYHIREAGSTAVQELAFTIADGIEYVRQLINRGLDVDEFAPRLSFFFDSHINFFEEIAKFRAARRMWAKIMKEWFGAKKPRSMWLRFHTQTAGVSLTAQEPFNNIVRTAIEALAAVLGGTQSLHTNSFDEPFRVPSELAAKIALRTQQIIAYETGVADTIDPLAGSYFVEWLTDEMEERAWRYIERIERMGGMLEAVKKGFPQREITEASYQFQKDVEEGRKFIVGVNIFTSEEIDELRNVPLLEFDQEEIERRQKERIKKLRSTRNQQKWQRALDELRRAAERGENIMPYVLQAAKAYATLGEIMGTLKEVYGVYVEPPIY; this comes from the coding sequence ATGCCCCCACTCTTCGACAAGAAGGAGCTTGAGAGGATTGAATCCGAGTACGAGAGGTGGGAGAGGGAGCTAGTACCCCAGTGGCTTAAGAAGCTGCCCGAGAGGATGAGCGAGTTCACGACACTCTCAGGGATTCCCGTCAAGAGGCTCTACACGCCAAGGGACCTGCGGGACTTTGACTACTTCGAGAAGCTGGGCTTCCCAGGCCAATACCCCTACACCAGGGGAATACACGCTACAATGTACAGGGCCAGGCTATGGACCATGAGGATGTTCTCCGGCTTCGGAGGACCCGAGGAGACCAATGAGAGGCTGAAATTCCTCATTAGGCACGGCGAGACGGGGCTCAGCCTGGCATTCGACTACCCCACGCTGATAGGGATCGACCCTGACGACCCGCTGGCCGAGGGGGAGGTCGGGATAGTAGGGGTGAGCGTCCCGAGCCTCAGGGACATGGAGATCATATTCGACGGGATAAACATGGGAGAGGTGACCACCAACATGACGATAAACCCGCCCGCACCAGTACTCCTAAGCTTCTACGTGGCCACCGCCGAGAAGCAGGGCGTGCCCCATGAGAGGATCGGCGGGACCACGCAGAACGACCCCCTCAAGGAGTTCATAGCCCAGAAGAGCTACGTCTTCCCTCCCGAGCCAGCGGTAAAGGTGGCGATGGACCTGATAGAGTGGAGCGTCAAGAACCTGCCCAAGTGGAACCCCATCAGCATATCCGGCTACCACATAAGGGAGGCGGGCTCGACTGCCGTGCAGGAGCTGGCCTTCACGATAGCCGATGGTATAGAGTATGTGAGGCAGCTCATCAACAGGGGGCTTGACGTGGACGAGTTCGCCCCGAGGCTCAGCTTCTTCTTCGACTCCCACATAAACTTCTTCGAGGAGATAGCGAAGTTCAGGGCGGCTAGGAGGATGTGGGCCAAGATAATGAAGGAGTGGTTCGGCGCCAAGAAGCCCAGGAGCATGTGGCTCAGGTTCCACACCCAGACGGCCGGGGTCAGCCTGACTGCCCAGGAGCCCTTCAACAACATAGTGAGGACCGCTATAGAGGCGCTGGCCGCGGTGCTGGGCGGGACCCAGAGCCTCCACACTAACAGCTTCGACGAGCCCTTCAGGGTCCCGAGCGAGCTGGCGGCTAAGATAGCGCTGAGGACGCAGCAGATAATAGCTTATGAGACCGGGGTGGCCGATACGATCGACCCCCTGGCTGGGTCCTACTTTGTGGAGTGGCTAACCGATGAGATGGAGGAGAGGGCGTGGAGGTATATCGAGAGGATCGAGAGGATGGGTGGGATGCTTGAGGCGGTAAAGAAGGGGTTCCCCCAGAGGGAGATAACCGAGGCGAGCTACCAGTTCCAGAAGGACGTGGAGGAGGGCAGGAAGTTCATAGTTGGGGTGAACATCTTCACGAGCGAGGAGATAGACGAGCTGAGGAACGTGCCCCTGCTAGAGTTCGACCAGGAGGAGATAGAGAGGAGGCAGAAGGAGAGGATAAAGAAGCTGAGGAGCACGAGGAACCAGCAGAAGTGGCAGAGGGCTTTGGATGAGCTGAGGAGGGCTGCCGAGAGGGGCGAGAACATAATGCCCTACGTGCTACAGGCGGCCAAGGCCTACGCCACCCTGGGAGAGATAATGGGCACGCTCAAGGAGGTGTACGGAGTCTATGTCGAGCCCCCAATCTACTAA
- a CDS encoding ABC transporter substrate-binding protein, which produces MGVKLYSEVLGREVEVPEHPERIVSLAPAITETLYLLGLEDRIAGVSHFCNKPPRAKEKPRLGSYFQVNYKKLDELNPDLILVTTGAQRRLALELDEKGYRVYPIPLPVSVPGVIDMTVQVGLVTGEIAGARRLSSTLTEKLAQIKPLGGTVRAYYEIDLGGPVSIGANSYIGDALDRIGLDHAFKDKRQSWIINPSPEEIIEYDPQVIIYEKAPYKPYKDEKILEDLKARGLDKTTALREGNIVILEPDSLAHYGPSLIDTLATLRDKIKERLG; this is translated from the coding sequence GTGGGCGTGAAGCTCTACTCGGAGGTGCTGGGGAGGGAGGTAGAAGTCCCCGAGCACCCGGAGAGGATAGTGAGTCTAGCACCCGCCATAACAGAGACGCTATACCTACTCGGCCTAGAGGATAGGATAGCCGGGGTAAGCCACTTCTGCAACAAGCCGCCGAGAGCCAAGGAGAAGCCGAGGCTGGGGAGCTACTTCCAGGTCAACTACAAGAAGCTAGACGAGCTCAACCCAGACCTAATACTAGTCACCACAGGGGCCCAGAGACGCCTCGCACTAGAACTCGACGAGAAGGGCTACAGGGTCTACCCAATCCCACTACCAGTATCGGTCCCAGGCGTGATAGACATGACAGTCCAGGTAGGCCTGGTGACGGGGGAGATAGCAGGGGCCAGGAGGCTCTCCTCAACCCTCACAGAAAAGCTAGCACAGATCAAACCCCTAGGGGGAACGGTGAGGGCATACTACGAGATAGACCTGGGAGGCCCGGTCAGCATAGGGGCCAACAGCTACATAGGAGACGCCCTCGACAGGATAGGCCTAGACCACGCCTTCAAGGACAAGAGGCAGTCCTGGATAATCAACCCGAGCCCAGAGGAGATAATAGAATACGACCCCCAGGTCATAATCTACGAGAAAGCCCCCTACAAGCCCTACAAAGACGAGAAGATACTGGAAGACCTGAAAGCCCGGGGACTCGACAAGACCACAGCCCTCCGCGAAGGCAACATAGTAATACTAGAGCCCGACAGCCTAGCCCACTACGGGCCAAGCCTCATAGACACGCTAGCAACCCTAAGAGACAAGATAAAAGAACGACTAGGCTAG
- the speD gene encoding adenosylmethionine decarboxylase, with amino-acid sequence MKGDYIVGRHVYGSLYGIPREKAVDEEYLRDLIKRAVEAAGATLHDLKSWRIEGEKGGVSVIALVLESHVALHTWPHYDYATFDAYTCGDSADPWKAWDLIIKELKPKYYTVGYTDRSQLPVE; translated from the coding sequence TTGAAGGGAGACTACATAGTAGGGCGGCACGTCTACGGGAGCCTCTACGGCATACCAAGGGAGAAAGCCGTAGACGAGGAATACCTCAGAGACCTCATAAAAAGGGCCGTGGAGGCGGCCGGCGCCACACTACACGACTTGAAGAGCTGGAGGATTGAGGGAGAGAAGGGGGGCGTCAGCGTTATAGCCCTAGTCCTAGAAAGCCACGTGGCCCTCCACACATGGCCCCACTACGACTACGCCACATTCGACGCCTACACCTGCGGCGACAGTGCAGACCCATGGAAGGCCTGGGACCTCATAATCAAGGAACTCAAACCAAAATACTACACAGTAGGCTACACAGACAGGAGCCAACTCCCAGTAGAGTAG
- a CDS encoding MBL fold metallo-hydrolase has product MKRIPLWIPIRSLGAINVYAFYRGRNNGVSLVDAGMLSGRSILDLAWGLKGLGFNLCDVEKVVLTHFHVDHSSLLALLLSCGVEVYMGRRDVEVVKGGVRNFVEAATNLYLQHGTPVEEVDAMLSNHPALKLEYAYDRVKGADIHELRDGDTITLGGKRLEVIEAPGHTPGSILLYSRGTRELFTGDTLLPGITPHVTIHDPSSDPLGEYLESLERISGIEARIAYPGHREPLEDPRARALELIRHHQERLLEIEELVRTLEPVTAYEVAKRVRWRTRYSSWSMYPPQEKFFAMGETLAHLRRLEVEGRVVKGLEDGIYYWRPA; this is encoded by the coding sequence ATGAAGCGCATCCCCCTATGGATCCCCATAAGGAGCCTGGGAGCCATAAACGTCTACGCATTCTACCGCGGCAGGAACAACGGGGTGTCCCTCGTAGATGCTGGCATGCTCTCGGGGAGGAGCATTCTAGACCTCGCGTGGGGCCTCAAAGGCCTAGGCTTCAACCTGTGTGATGTTGAGAAGGTTGTGCTAACGCACTTCCACGTCGACCATTCAAGCCTACTAGCACTCCTCCTATCGTGCGGCGTAGAGGTCTACATGGGGAGGAGGGACGTAGAGGTCGTTAAGGGCGGTGTGAGGAACTTCGTAGAGGCGGCGACAAACCTATACCTACAGCATGGGACGCCAGTCGAGGAGGTTGATGCTATGCTCTCAAACCATCCAGCCTTGAAGCTGGAGTACGCCTATGACAGGGTGAAGGGGGCCGATATACACGAGCTGAGGGACGGCGACACCATAACCCTGGGCGGTAAGAGGCTGGAGGTCATAGAGGCCCCGGGCCACACGCCGGGTAGCATACTATTGTATAGTAGGGGGACTAGGGAGCTGTTCACGGGCGACACCCTACTCCCCGGTATAACCCCCCACGTCACAATACACGACCCCAGCTCCGATCCCCTCGGCGAGTACCTGGAGAGCCTGGAGAGGATAAGCGGTATAGAGGCCAGGATAGCCTATCCGGGGCATAGAGAGCCCCTGGAGGACCCCCGGGCTAGGGCGTTGGAGTTGATCAGGCACCACCAGGAGAGGCTCTTGGAGATAGAGGAGCTCGTCAGGACGTTGGAGCCGGTTACGGCCTATGAGGTCGCTAAGAGGGTTAGGTGGAGGACTAGGTATAGCTCGTGGAGCATGTATCCTCCGCAGGAGAAGTTCTTCGCGATGGGCGAGACCCTGGCTCACCTGCGCAGGCTTGAGGTCGAGGGCAGGGTTGTCAAGGGGCTGGAGGACGGTATATACTATTGGCGTCCCGCCTAG
- the truD gene encoding tRNA pseudouridine(13) synthase TruD encodes MERALERLWGLEFEPATPMVSRLSRPKGFIVAERRIKASPRGPYAVYLVGKEGHTTLRVARELSRLLGGEVRFLGLKDSNAVTYQYMFVRAGRDPPTVVEGRGFKAWLVGYREKPPALGGHLWNNFRLDVEIVEGDPDGLCSAAKGLVVPGLYGPQRFGVDRPNTHLVGLLLKLAGYGLIVAEYRYRYPLQGSYSGGYEERALREVRAAGDPLRVLKGLPASIAVEALQSYIWNRMVSTVYRLRDPPLVYERETGALCPERGTAWASRLPSRRLYWSRGDWARLLRRILSGEALSPWILPARAPMRPVGVEPCRLACRVLDPARARLWVSLPRGLYATMVVRALSYVEWLGGLGGMD; translated from the coding sequence TTGGAGAGGGCATTGGAGAGGCTGTGGGGACTAGAGTTCGAGCCAGCCACACCCATGGTCTCAAGACTCTCCAGGCCCAAGGGATTCATAGTGGCCGAGAGGAGGATCAAAGCCTCCCCTAGGGGACCCTACGCGGTATACCTGGTCGGGAAGGAGGGCCACACAACGCTACGGGTGGCCCGCGAGCTCTCCAGGCTCCTCGGAGGAGAAGTCCGCTTCCTCGGCTTGAAGGACTCCAACGCGGTGACCTACCAGTACATGTTTGTCCGAGCCGGGAGGGACCCTCCCACGGTAGTGGAGGGGAGGGGCTTCAAGGCATGGCTAGTGGGATACAGAGAGAAGCCCCCGGCCCTGGGGGGCCACCTGTGGAACAACTTCCGCCTCGACGTTGAAATCGTAGAGGGGGACCCGGATGGCCTATGCAGTGCCGCTAAGGGCCTGGTTGTACCGGGCCTGTACGGCCCCCAGAGGTTCGGCGTTGACAGGCCAAACACCCACCTAGTAGGCCTCCTCCTCAAGCTAGCCGGATACGGGTTGATAGTCGCGGAGTATCGCTACAGGTATCCCCTCCAGGGGAGTTATAGTGGTGGCTACGAGGAGAGAGCCCTCAGGGAGGTCCGGGCCGCGGGGGACCCTCTAAGGGTTCTGAAGGGACTACCTGCGTCGATTGCTGTGGAGGCGCTCCAATCCTACATCTGGAACCGGATGGTCTCCACGGTTTACAGGCTGAGGGACCCTCCCCTCGTCTATGAGAGGGAGACGGGGGCCCTCTGCCCTGAAAGGGGGACTGCCTGGGCCTCCAGGCTCCCGAGTAGGAGGCTCTACTGGTCCCGGGGCGACTGGGCTAGGCTCCTCCGGAGGATTCTCTCTGGGGAGGCGCTCTCTCCCTGGATCCTGCCGGCTAGGGCCCCGATGAGGCCCGTCGGGGTCGAGCCTTGCAGGCTTGCCTGTAGGGTCCTGGATCCTGCTAGGGCCAGGCTCTGGGTCTCCCTCCCGAGGGGCCTCTACGCTACCATGGTTGTCAGGGCCCTTTCATACGTGGAGTGGCTTGGCGGCCTCGGCGGGATGGATTAA
- a CDS encoding metallophosphoesterase family protein, which yields MQLIHLADTHVGARPYHLDRLQRHVMEAFNKAVEYILEVKPGLVVVAGDLLDRPRPENEVFIHVLRSLKEIAGRGVKVILAHGEHDTPGRRDRTMLEVIAEAVEGVYAPRPGGSSVEERVAASILELGGATVGVYQFYKTHIENQRAFAQKLLPLYGRMLAARRKPRVFVAHIGLEGALMPDAAVANVRDLPRVEYAALGHHHGRWIIRPEEGPSLAVYPGSLYPLNVREARSQHKRGPILVDLSGDEPVIQEEYGVVVAKHIVAPETRLEDPLHVEARLREAVARALKGRRGVEEAVVHLPVALAPSVPRARVESSVSRVSRALGVVVVPHIHRLVYGVQERVAGDVVEAGLDPVELVKRLYGVGDETARLVIALKDALASGDVEEANSIIDRLAEKGELLRIAREKGLR from the coding sequence GTGCAGCTAATACACCTAGCAGACACCCACGTAGGCGCCAGGCCCTACCACCTAGACCGGCTTCAGAGGCACGTGATGGAGGCGTTCAACAAGGCGGTAGAGTATATCCTGGAGGTCAAGCCGGGCCTGGTCGTGGTAGCCGGAGACCTACTCGACAGGCCGAGGCCCGAGAACGAGGTCTTCATACACGTGCTAAGGAGCCTCAAGGAGATCGCGGGCAGGGGCGTGAAGGTGATCCTAGCCCATGGAGAGCATGATACGCCGGGGAGGAGAGACAGGACGATGCTTGAGGTCATAGCCGAGGCCGTGGAAGGCGTCTACGCTCCCAGGCCGGGCGGGTCCAGCGTGGAGGAGAGGGTCGCGGCCTCGATACTAGAGCTGGGAGGAGCCACGGTGGGCGTGTACCAGTTCTACAAGACCCATATAGAGAACCAGAGGGCCTTCGCCCAGAAACTACTACCACTGTACGGGAGGATGCTGGCCGCGAGAAGGAAGCCGAGGGTATTCGTCGCCCACATCGGGCTTGAAGGCGCCCTCATGCCCGACGCCGCGGTGGCTAACGTGAGGGACCTGCCGCGCGTGGAATACGCGGCGCTTGGCCACCACCACGGGAGGTGGATCATCAGGCCTGAGGAGGGTCCCTCCCTAGCCGTCTATCCCGGCAGCCTGTACCCGCTTAATGTTAGGGAGGCCAGGTCGCAGCATAAGCGTGGGCCTATACTGGTGGATCTATCGGGTGATGAGCCGGTTATACAGGAGGAGTATGGTGTTGTCGTTGCGAAGCATATAGTGGCCCCCGAGACCAGGCTAGAGGACCCGCTGCACGTCGAGGCCCGGTTAAGGGAGGCGGTTGCCAGGGCCCTCAAGGGGCGTAGGGGTGTTGAGGAGGCTGTCGTCCACCTCCCGGTTGCTCTGGCCCCTTCAGTACCCCGCGCCAGGGTGGAGTCATCCGTGTCTAGGGTCTCTAGGGCCTTGGGGGTTGTGGTTGTACCCCATATCCATAGGCTCGTCTATGGGGTCCAGGAGAGGGTTGCCGGAGACGTCGTGGAGGCCGGGTTGGATCCGGTGGAGCTAGTTAAGAGGCTCTACGGGGTGGGGGATGAGACTGCTAGGCTCGTGATTGCTTTGAAGGACGCCCTGGCTAGTGGAGACGTTGAAGAGGCGAACTCTATCATCGATAGGCTGGCTGAGAAGGGGGAGCTCCTAAGGATAGCCCGTGAGAAGGGGTTGAGGTGA